A single Orcinus orca chromosome 2, mOrcOrc1.1, whole genome shotgun sequence DNA region contains:
- the LYSMD2 gene encoding lysM and putative peptidoglycan-binding domain-containing protein 2 isoform X2, which produces MLMEQIKRANKLFTNDCIFLKKTLNIPVISEKPLLFNGLNSIDSPENETVDSFSHEEDLVAAGEDLSSPSPQESDAQPMQPEEVSARDFLQRLDLQIKLSTQAAKKLKEESRDEESLFAASLYHS; this is translated from the exons ATGCTG atggaGCAAATTAAAAGGGCAAATAAACTGTTTACCAATGATTGTATATTTCTGAAGAAAACTTTGAACATCCCAGTTATATCAGAGAAGCCTTTGCTGTTTAATGGACTTAACTCAATAGATTCTCCAGAAAATGAAACTGTTGATAGTTTTTCTCATGAAGAAGACCTGGTAGCGGCTGGGGAAGACCTTTCCTCTCCCAGTCCTCAAGAATCTGATGCTCAGCCCATGCAGCCCGAGGAAGTGTCAGCCAGAGATTTCCTGCAAAGGCTGGACTTGCAGATTAAGTTATCAACACAGGCAGCCAAGAAACTGAAGGAAGAGAGCAG agaTGAAGAAAGTCTCTTTGCAGCTTCCCTCTATCACAGTTAG
- the LYSMD2 gene encoding lysM and putative peptidoglycan-binding domain-containing protein 2 isoform X3 produces MEQIKRANKLFTNDCIFLKKTLNIPVISEKPLLFNGLNSIDSPENETVDSFSHEEDLVAAGEDLSSPSPQESDAQPMQPEEVSARDFLQRLDLQIKLSTQAAKKLKEESRDEESLFAASLYHS; encoded by the exons atggaGCAAATTAAAAGGGCAAATAAACTGTTTACCAATGATTGTATATTTCTGAAGAAAACTTTGAACATCCCAGTTATATCAGAGAAGCCTTTGCTGTTTAATGGACTTAACTCAATAGATTCTCCAGAAAATGAAACTGTTGATAGTTTTTCTCATGAAGAAGACCTGGTAGCGGCTGGGGAAGACCTTTCCTCTCCCAGTCCTCAAGAATCTGATGCTCAGCCCATGCAGCCCGAGGAAGTGTCAGCCAGAGATTTCCTGCAAAGGCTGGACTTGCAGATTAAGTTATCAACACAGGCAGCCAAGAAACTGAAGGAAGAGAGCAG agaTGAAGAAAGTCTCTTTGCAGCTTCCCTCTATCACAGTTAG
- the LYSMD2 gene encoding lysM and putative peptidoglycan-binding domain-containing protein 2 isoform X1, whose protein sequence is MADSSSERSLRAAGPRTPRPSAPSPPPPSRSLSEAEEAELSLSLARTKTRSYGSTASVRAPLGAGVIKRHVEHRVRPGDTLQGIALKYGVSMEQIKRANKLFTNDCIFLKKTLNIPVISEKPLLFNGLNSIDSPENETVDSFSHEEDLVAAGEDLSSPSPQESDAQPMQPEEVSARDFLQRLDLQIKLSTQAAKKLKEESRDEESLFAASLYHS, encoded by the exons ATGGCTGATTCCTCGTCCGAGCGGTCCCTGCGGGCAGCCGGACCCCGCACGCCCCGGCCCTCGGCCCCCTCGCCGCCGCCACCGTCGCGCTCGCTCTCCGAGGCCGAGGAGGCCGAGCTGTCGCTGAGCCTGGCGCGCACCAAGACCCGCTCGTACGGCAGCACGGCCAGCGTGCGGGCGCCGCTGGGCGCCGGCGTCATCAAGCGCCATGTGGAGCATCGGGTGCGCCCCGGCGACACGCTGCAGGGCATCGCGCTCAAGTACGGAGTCTCG atggaGCAAATTAAAAGGGCAAATAAACTGTTTACCAATGATTGTATATTTCTGAAGAAAACTTTGAACATCCCAGTTATATCAGAGAAGCCTTTGCTGTTTAATGGACTTAACTCAATAGATTCTCCAGAAAATGAAACTGTTGATAGTTTTTCTCATGAAGAAGACCTGGTAGCGGCTGGGGAAGACCTTTCCTCTCCCAGTCCTCAAGAATCTGATGCTCAGCCCATGCAGCCCGAGGAAGTGTCAGCCAGAGATTTCCTGCAAAGGCTGGACTTGCAGATTAAGTTATCAACACAGGCAGCCAAGAAACTGAAGGAAGAGAGCAG agaTGAAGAAAGTCTCTTTGCAGCTTCCCTCTATCACAGTTAG